The Papaver somniferum cultivar HN1 chromosome 3, ASM357369v1, whole genome shotgun sequence genome includes a region encoding these proteins:
- the LOC113360433 gene encoding uncharacterized protein LOC113360433, translating to MSDNNTQSVAIKQEASAVWDAESINIFCDECIREVEPGHRHGTHFSKIGWENVVNKFNNASGKTYTRVQLKNKWDSLKVDWNLWRRLIGKETGLGWDYGKKTVAADKEWWEKKNKVVVSGCQEVYEKGIEPTMLEKFNRMFLKVTASGGAEYGGPLVGNISYQGRADEATDHVEEVGSSDDESEEDNSVPNSVDRETKTNKRKIDDLSGSQERKDKKGKQVGWVKWEELRSSHSNLTIYWM from the exons ATGAGTGACAACAACACTCAAAGTGTAGCAATTAAGCAGGAGGCTAGCGCTGTCTGGGATGCCGAGAGCATTAACATATTTTGTGATGAGTGTATTCGAGAGGTCGAACCAGGGCATCGTCATGGTACTCATTTTTCAAAAATAGGATGGGAGAATGTGGTTAACAAATTTAACAACGCATCCGGAAAAACTTACACCAGGGTTCAGCTGAAGAATAAATGGGATAGTCTTAAAGTTGATTGGAATTTATGGAGACGATTGATTGGGAAGGAAACTGGCCTTGGATGGGATTATGGAAAAAAGACTGTTGCTGCAGATAAAGAATGGTgggagaaaaaaaataaag TAGTTGTTTCCGGCTGCCAAGAAGTTTATGAAAAAGGCATTGAGCCTACTATGCTTGAAAAGTTCAATAGGATGTTCTTAAAAGTGACTGCTAGTGGTGGAGCTGAATATGGAGGTCCATTAGTAGGTAATATTTCATATCAAGGTCGAGCCGATGAAGCAACTGATCATGTTGAAGAGGTTGGAAGTAGTGATGATGAGTCAGAGGAAGATAATTCTGTCCCAAATTCTGTAGACAGGGAAACCAAAACAAACAAGAGAAAGATTGATGACCTATCTGGTTCACAAGAAAGGAAGGATAAGAAAGGTAAACAAGTGGGCTGGGTAAAGTGGGAGGAGCTGCGAAGCTCTCACTCCAATTTGACCATTTACTGGATGTAG